The following nucleotide sequence is from Pandoraea thiooxydans.
GATACCCACGGACCAAGTTTGACTCACGATACAGCTCCTTTTGACAATCACACTGGCATGTTAAACCTTCCATTGGCTGGAAGGTCAAGCACCGTCCACATCACGCTCTCGATTATTTTTCGCTTGAGCTTACAACGGTAGGAAGGTTTATCATGCAGTAGCTAATCAACAGGAGTCATCATGATGCAATTCCAGGTGGAAGGTATGAGCTGCAGTCATTGCGTAAAGGCAGTAACGCAGGCGGTGCAGGCGCTCGACGCCAACGCCAAGGTCGACGTCGATCTGGCCGCGGGCTCGGTGCGGGTCGAAAGTCAGCGCGCCGCCGGCGACATTGCCGCGGCAATTACCGAAGCGGGTTATCCGGCCAGGAGCGGCAATCCGGCCTAGCGGCCGGCAGAGGTTCTGGCGGCATCGCGCCGCTAGCTCTGTTCGCTGTCCTGCTCGAGCGTGTGCTTGAGCGCGATCTGCAGTTTCGCG
It contains:
- a CDS encoding heavy-metal-associated domain-containing protein, yielding MMQFQVEGMSCSHCVKAVTQAVQALDANAKVDVDLAAGSVRVESQRAAGDIAAAITEAGYPARSGNPA